The following proteins are co-located in the Silene latifolia isolate original U9 population chromosome 1, ASM4854445v1, whole genome shotgun sequence genome:
- the LOC141588132 gene encoding zinc finger BED domain-containing protein DAYSLEEPER-like: MAISMKTKYNKYWGNVEKMNMMIYMAVVLDPHSKLTVVELRLTDLYGKEKGEELASNVKNFAYSLFDEYRAMYSYSQSGPINNDQQQDQEDVRLGGTMNYVQSLKERAKRLKGSGGNVRSEFERYLNEVLGEDEEGLEALTWWRLNAHRYPIVSRMARDILAIPLSTVALESAFSAGGRHLYSFRSSLTPEVMN, from the coding sequence ATGGCTATTTCGATGAAAACGAAATATAATAAATATTGGGGGAATGTGGAAAAAATGAATATGATGATATACATGGCTGTGGTCCTTGATCCTCACTCAAAGTTAACAGTTGTTGAGTTGAGACTTACTGATTTATATGGAAAAGAAAAGGGAGAGGAATTGGCTAGTAATGTCAAAAATTTTGCTTATTCTCTATTTGACGAGTATAGAGCCATGTATTCTTACTCTCAAAGTGGACCAATAAATAATGATCAACAACAAGATCAGGAAGATGTGAGGTTAGGAGGAACTATGAACTATGTGCAAAGCCTTAAAGAGAGGGCTAAAAGACTCAAAGGGTCAGGTGGGAATGTGAGGAGTGAGTTTGAGAGATACTTAAATGAGGTGTTAGGAGAGGATGAAGAGGGACTTGAGGCATTGACATGGTGGCGACTCAATGCCCATCGATATCCAATTGTTTCACGCATGGCACGTGATATATTGGCAATACCATTGTCTACTGTTGCATTGGAATCTGCTTTTAGCGCAGGAGGTCGACATCTCTATTCATTTAGGAGTTCTTTGACTCCTGAAGTAATGAATTAA